Within the Salvia hispanica cultivar TCC Black 2014 chromosome 4, UniMelb_Shisp_WGS_1.0, whole genome shotgun sequence genome, the region TAGTAGAGGCGTTTTTCTTCGATacagaatttaaaaaaaattgtgttaagtgggttaaataaagaaagaataaagtaaaaagtgaaaacgatagagagatgaagaaagaataaattaagagagagtaaagtaagaagtaaagtaagagataagaaATGTGTGGACTTTTgcataaaaggaaataactcaactactatggaacgtatcaaaatgacaaaatgactcaactaccgcgaaacggagggagtattgtctattcaataatttatgaattgcATCAGCCTCTGGACTAATGTTTTAACtcatttgttatattttttacttttaaaaaaatagttcaagaattaaaaagaagtacctcaaaatagtaaaacataCTAATCCAAAAACCTCTAGcgcaatttattttaattataattgttgCCCcttattttcatcatttttaagaCATATACCTATATCATGGTTTAAAAACAATCAATCTATTAAATATATCCCACTTTACAACAATGAAACAATGAGTcaatttagagcatccacaatggtaaTAGGCCAGTCATAGGCCAACTATAggtcagccactctctcttcctgccacgtcatcagcactaaaaatccacctgtcacatcattattttaatcaaataggctagcctaaggccagccacaggctagccgcaataaaaataattcaaaaacaactacatttacgaaattaaattcacgataaattacggaattaaactTACGAGatatatacgggaaaattcattcatttcatttaaataaaacaaaggtacatagataaaaaaaagtacataattaaaaaaaaaaacgggcttccacacacgagccccgcctctctctactcctcatcgccgccgccgccactcgggacctccacatcggtggcATCTGAGCCCCCCATCTGTGCCCTCGCGGCATCCAAATCGACCCGCATACTCTCGAGTatcgagtgaagaaacctcttctccgtaGGGTCAGTGGCGGCCctccaatcttggaagaccGTGTACATCTGCTCCCGTGTTTTTTGACGCGAGAAGAAGGTGTATGCGAGTGGGGGGCGGCGATAGGGGGGAGGATCCCCTCGCTGCCCGTTGTGCCCGCTTTTGGCCAACCGGGCAAGTGCGGCGAGCAAACGATGGAGGGGacggaaactcctcagcatccggaGGGAAGGTCGTGGGAACCGCCGCTCGCACATCTCGTAATCGCCGGAATAGTTCGGCTTCTGCTTTATTCGGCCACCCGGCGTCGACCCCCGTCCaaaacttctcggagtccttcagcaCACGAGATAGCAGTTCCAGAAGGTGAACTCCCTATAAACCCCCGGCTTGGGGAATTGactctccgctatcctccgGCTAGTCCTCCCCAGTCTCCGCCCACTACTCATCATGCGGAGGGTGTTGGCGTACAACCCCAAAAATCGGCCGACTGCGGCCCTAATGCGTTCTCATCCCTTCCAAGCACTCCTCCCCGCCGTAGTCCTTTCCGTGCGGGCAGTACCTCTTGTAGGCTGTTCTAATCttagcccacatgttgacgatccgttggttgttcgcaaccagcggttcggctagccgaccgactagcgacgcgaatcgacTAGCCGTGCGCTAGCcgcattgtggatgctcttaccaAATTCTTATAATGTGGATTAGTTTGGATAAATGAGAATAACACTAATCGAATCATGAAGTATAGAAGTTGTAACAAGTtgactcaacatttcattgtTGAGTTATGTAAGATTggacataaatttttttttcaaaatcaagaaatttgaagaaaatgcGAGTTAGAAATAAcctatgaatatttttttaatctccctataaataactaaattttggGTATTTTTAATCGGGTGGTCTCCAGTAAATCTACGAGACGCCTACGACTTCTGGACTTGATCAGCTTCTGTAATCGGAGAGAGAAGACGAAGGGAGAAGGGAAATGAGTGGGCGATTGACAGCATCCCATTGCCCACCCTCCTATTCCATTCCTTCCCCATCCATAATCCATGCCCCTCGCTGCTCTATCAAGCCACCTGCCCTCCCCTTTTCCCCCTCCAACCTTCACCTCCACTCCTCCAGATCTCCATCCACTACATTCACCTGCAACTGCACTCGCAATTCCGGTACGCCTCTTCTCCTTACTGTCTCCGCTTACCAATCTCAATACcctattttgtttaatttccGTAATTCCCCCCTCTCTCTATGTGCTCTTGGTGGTTGCTCTTTAGGGTTTATGTTCCAGCTATTTAGGTTTCTGTTCATAGAGTTGGAATTCAGATATTGGAACTGCAAATTCTATGCTACAAACAAGTCTGTACTGGAAATTacctttttcaaaaaaaaatcagttaaGAATGGGAAtacaatttgtaattttgataGGGATTTGAGACAATTATGTATTATGTCGATTGTAATGACAATAAACTAGCTTAAGATGAAAATGATTTTCGCTAGCTAAGAAAAAGTTGTCATTTTTCAGGTGAGAATGAGAGCAGAACAATTTTAGATGCATTTTTCTTGGGAAAGGCAGTGGCTGAAGCACTTAATGAGCGTGTAGAGTCGGCCGTGGGTGAGTTTCTGAGCTCCATTGGCAGATTGCAAGCTGAACAACAGAAGCAAGTAGAAGAGTTTCAGGTACTAAATCACTGCTTGTGTATACGATTCATGTCATGTGATGAGGGGGCTATATCTTACCACACACTTTGGCTCGTTAGCCACTGCGTCATTTGTCATTCATATGAGTGTGTAGAAGGGATAATTCACCATTGAAAGGGCTGGTGTGTTGCTTGTGAGCTTTGGAGAGAGAACTGGTTTCTACACTCCATCTGCTTTTGTTTTTAGGCCATGATATGCTGTGGTGCCCCTAATTCCTTTATGGGGTGTTTGAAAGGACATATGAATCTATGATCGAGTATTTGAAGCATTGGATaatcaaacaatttcaaaattaatcaatacaTGGATGGTACATTAgcatgtattattttatctatctaTCCTATCACTCAAAGTAAATACCTCCTTACTATAGAGGATTTAACAGTATTTCGATTTTTAAACGTCGTTGAGAGAAATTAGACACATGATGAGTCTAGCAAGTCTTGTTGTGTTTGGAATTTGGAAATGTTTGTGACCTTTTCAAGTGTATGAAAATAAGCCTTTTAAATTCATCCTTATTTTGTAATGTGATACTCCACTGTGCCAACAAACGGTTCATTTGTCATTATGTTTGAAATTTGCTTACTTGATTATTATCATGGTAGAGTGATTCACATCGTTTTCATGGAGATAAATTCCAATGGATCAATAATCAGTTTGTGACATGGTCACATCATGGTCTCCCTTAACTATTGTTTGAAAGATTGTAACATTTTCTCAAGAAATCTCAACACTCAAGATATACAAAAAAAGAGTGTAGCTTTCGCCCAGCATAATATGGGAAGttggtttaattaatttttcgaATTTCCACTTTTCAAAACTGGGGTGACTCGGATAATTTGATTTGGTGTAATATGAATTGTGGTTCATATTGGTAAGTAGATGCCTTTTGAAGCTTTGGATCATGATTATGCATTCATATGAAATAGAGATGACCAATTACGAATAAAACATCTAAAATTAGTACTCataaaagttgaaaaagttcAAGATCGCAAACTTGTCGCTAGCTAAATCTTATATTCATTGTAGCTATAAGCCAAAGCATGAAAGTTCCTTTAGTTCATGTGCTGTTGTGATAGTCAGTTTGAAATACAACAATGTTGTATGTCCTACATTAGTACATTTGCAAGCCATTACCGATGTAAGCTACGATAATAGTACATTGTGAATCAAATGTGCCTTTGCTACTATATGTTATATGCATTCTGCCCTTTCTTTGAAATCTTTTTCAGTTGAAGTATAGTTTGTTTCTAACAAGGCTTCTAAGAATTGCCAGTTGTGGCAATCTAAGATCTAAGCTGTATATGTTGCTGCAGAATGAGGTGTTGGAAAAGGCTCGACGGGCCAAAGAGCAAGCAGCAATGGAAGCGAAAGGGCTCGTTCCCCAGGCTAAGTCTAGTGCGGACAAGACATCAGCTGTGAATGGTGTAGCATCGAACACATACTCACCTGCTGAGTCTGTGAACTCTACAGCCTCATCCCTGCAATCGGAGCCTGTCGACCGTGAGGACAATCCTCCCAATGATGAATGATGGTTGATCATTAGTGATGCTGCGTATGATCACTGCCCCTTGCATAGTTTGAGAGCAGAAGGAatattgttgttatttatAATACATGCAATgtgtattcttttttattgcaaatttATCATAGAAATATTAAGATGATAATATTTGTCATTAGTTATATGAAAATAAGAGAAGATGGCTTACTCAGAATATTtttgcatgaaattttattcacCCATCAAAAAGAATGCAGCAAAAGAGTATTCTTAGGGGGGGGTTTTACTCGAAAAGAATGCAGCAAAAGAGTATTCAACGAATTATGcgtctaaataaaaaaatcaaagtgaaAGGTTAAatcttcaacaaaaataattatgcacCTCAATCACAACCTCAAGTAGACTCGGTTGGTAAAACTATTCACCTCCAATCTATAGATTGAAGGTTCGTAGATAGGGAACTATTGTTGAAcctcttaaaaaaaaacacacttccaatttaatatactcGACCACATAAAATTATGAACCTTCTCAAAAATTCAATCCTATCCAATTCTAAATTAAAGGAGTATGTAAATTTATCTTctctttattatatactcgACTGCATAAAATAATCGCCAATTGGGCATTGTTTAATGAGAAATGGAGATATATATGGACTGGATGAACTATTATTTGCGCCCgttatatttatatacgtGTTTCAAACACTGGAGATATAATGAATTCGAATCTGAATtgcattaataaattttagcaATGCACGTTATATTAATAGATATATGTTTTCTAGAATTTCTCATGAAAATGAATACACAACTAGACGAGAATTCGGtagaatttcttttaaatgaaGGGTTTTAAATATATCCTCCATACATGATTAGTACTTCATCAAACAATATATCATCATAACAATATCTAATTTTGCGCTAAGCATACACAGACGAGGGAGTCACTTTTTCCTGGAACAAGTGAAATACATTTTCCTCCATATTTTGCATATCCTGTTTTAACACAATGATCATTGCAATTTGGATAGTTTGAGCATGGCCCTTGAAGAATCCATGTTTCTTTCTCACGTCTTTCCGCTGAAAatcacaaaagaaaataataataaagaaaataatcagTTTAATAGTTCTTACTTGTATATgtaaacatatataattaaaatgaataaaaaaatcgaTGTATAAGCACACCTGCAGATACAGAGCTTGAGAGCAAAGACATGCAAATGAGTCCCATATAAACAACCATCATGGTGCTAACAACTCTTTTTGATTCCATTTTCTagaaattaacttaattatgaGATTGATAGAGAAAATATGAGATTGATATAGAAAGTATGCTATTGGCTTGGCTTTTTATAGCATGTTTTCATgtataattctaaaatttggGCATGGTTATTGTCATAAAAGCAATTTACCATTGTACGAGTACTTATTAACATATATTCCTCTTGATATTTTGGGATTATATATTTGCCAATATCTGATTTGACGTGTTTAATTTATTCGATTGATTTGCCAACATTATTTTAGAAGACCAAATCTGCATTTATATCCCGTGGCTTTTAATATTCGGAGATACataaaaaactattttatttacattctCCATCTATCTATACAAAGTTTGAGTTTCACGAGAAAATGGACGTGTATTTATGTTCATGCATGACTACTTGGGCCAGcatattgtaaataaaatgaataatttgagCACTATTCGACTATATTTTGTACTCCACATAAAAACGAGTTTgaataagtaaaatttatgGTCTTAAGGGATTTATAAATAAGTGAGTGAATTATATATCCAAGCATAGACTATTAatgctttttaaaaaaataaaaaaattaactccCACATaaaggaggaaattacaattGATGTCAAGAAGGCTCGAACTCGACGCCTCATACAATAATGTCTAATACAGTGCTCACTTATTAAGGGAGTTTTCGAGCACCGACATATTCACAATGTACTTTAGATGAGTTAGGAAACATTCGAGTACATTTAGAGCCAGAGGTGCTCGGAATTATTCGTGCATATCCAATTTGATAGTATATTCTAATCCCAATTTATGGTTTACGATGATTATTTTCACCTTTACAAATCCAATCACGACGTTTTAACTTAAGACAGTATACTATTACTCACTTTGttccttaaattttatcacattttaactggacataaattttaaaaaatgtaacaaaaagtgagttgaaaaatttAGTGGATTAAAGTactacatttaaatattagttttacaataaaaatgtgagaGAATGAATAAGCGGAATGTGGGATTCACtacaaaaattagtaaaaagtgaaatatgacaaattttataagaTGGGCGGAAATGGAAATATCaaatatgtgacaaattttcagggatgaggagtaaattaaattcatttttattttctgtcaTTAATTATCGGTTTTGACCAATAATATCGAATTGAAACTATTTgtgtcacacctcaacccttatgacTTATACACttactatatataaattcaaaattgtaaaataataacTACACTTCAAGTAcataaaacacacatattatataatttcaaaaaccactatttatcaaatacatatttcaaaacattctacacagtagtgggaccctctcaccactctatatactacacatttatctacatgcaaaaatgatgaggagggGAAGGTTGCCAAAACGCATCAGCCGCCGACCTTTATAATAACTGTAACTCACATCAACCCACGcatcattgatatcttattcctgaaaaatattagtggtttatatgagccacaactcagtgcgTATAAACCTTGCCTTTAATTTTACATCACAAAAGTCAAACACGTTCtttcaccaaaatatatcaccagacgtaataaatatcataacaatttaatattcatatgcatatgtctctccgttctttttattgttttgtttcagatcaagcctggtatctgcctgggatttccattatatttgacccgaaggttctttttaattatttgaccttttcacgaaggcccctctttgcacATTTTCTTTGGCCCGTAGGTCCTTTATCATTGAATATGACCCGTAGAACCCAGGGCAAGACTGTCACATATCATCTTTAATCTAATGATACAAATAATTCTAatgctatataaaaatatatccataGCACCACTCACATATTCAATATtccaccatcaatatcaaataacacataaccaTTTTAGGCTCACATCATATGATTCAAATACtcactccaatttaacacatagcaatcaatcacataaaatatgtaaaattaaaagtgtaatttatacacacctgtaCGATAATTTATCTAGTTAGGAACTTGTTCCTATTTCTCGCTCCACAACACGTGATGCTATTTGCTGAAAGCtttcttccctttttttttatcttccaCTTAACTATCCTAAAaatctctttctttttcttttttatatatatctatatttatgcataaataggaagaataatttataaacatCCACATCGGTCACTTGCCGACTCATGCATATGAATTTGATAGTTTAACTCCAAATGGCATATTCTTAGTTAAGTACTAGTGCTACGTGTCACTCATATATTTAGTGGTGAGATGAAGATTACTAAAAAAcatcatttcatatattaaatataaaatatacaaacataCATTAATAATTAGGACACTAGTCACGTTCACTTTTCTACATGTATATAACAACTTGTACATATACACATTATATTTCCATGCACATATTGACTTGTAATGCTATATTTTCATACACAAATTCACATTATTACATATGCACTCACACATAtactttttcaatatatatgcaatatagggatgtattaagATCACAatcctctttattgtaacatcataccaccattttagattattggatctgaaaatcgtgtgcttgccatgctgccacgtgtaaaaacacggaggagtaaaataggaaatttctaattttacgttaccagattgcagtgctgttcattgaatattgcagtcttaccacaacaatattgcagtttaccacgactgcaatatctaatacagtagactgcaaacccgtgttttttcacgaaacttaatcctagacgtccataaatgagatctaacggactatattggtggtatggtgttatcctatctatgatggcaccatagtgcacccctacgtgtatatatatatttaagtatcaatatatatttattagacaactaacaatataaatatgcaatgATGCATGTTTCGGGTTAGACATGTCACAATTCTTCCCCTCTTTAAGAATTTTGTCCGCAAAATTCATTTCTCTCTATGCTAACGTACTCAAAGAAATTGCTAACCAGTAAATAAATGtagatagttttttttttctcatcttttcCTCTGTTTCTTATGTCGTCTCTTCGACTCCATGATTTTGCCAAATAACTTTTACCATTGGAATATCTTTTCTTCGCAATTGTTTTATCTGGCGTTCCACTATAATGACAAGTTCTTCTATATAAgtcaaatttttagaaatctGTATATCAGAATCTTTCAGAACATGTGAAGGATCAGATCGATAAAGTCGAATCCTACTGACGTAGAAAACATTATGAATCTGTGCTAATTCTGGAGGTAGTGCTAACCTTTTTGGTCGAATCGCATGACTCCTTTCTGAGGTGAAACTCACAAAAAGACTTTAACAAGACTGAGATAGTAAATCGCGAATCTCAGTCAATATATAACATACTAGAATACCACATAAGCGTTCCTTCAGATAATGATGTCAAATCTTCAAAGCAAAATAATGTCGCTAATAACAGATTTTGAACAGAATAAGAAAACCTCATGTACTTGCGATTGTTACGACGCATAAGCAATAAATTTTCCATTAAGTCAAAAGATAACCAAATCCATGTTTCAGCGGATCactataaataacataatatctTGTACCAGCGGAGATAACCAAAATAGGTGACATATTCAACCGATGCTTCCACTCATTAAAAATCTTTTGATATGCTTCACTTCGTATAAAAGAAGAACTATGCCGTACTAACTTCattatcaattgaataataatcGAGAAACATTTCCAGTTGAAAACCAGTTCAATCTTTTGTAGATCCATTTCTATTCCACGACCTGGCACCATGTGTCCCAACAATACCACATGTTCTAGCAAAAACTCATCTTTACCCAACTTAGCATAGAGTTATTCATCTCGCCGAACTTGAAATACTGACTGTAAGTGATTAACATGTTCATCTGTAATTCTTGAATACACAAGCAAGTCGCCAATAAAACGAACTACTAACCGTTCCAGTAATGGTTGAGAgactgataaggctaatttcatgcatcggtaatgtgcgaaaaatgttataatttgctgggtctaacacgtttcctaagccaggtgtgtgaagaaaatcgctagatcaaggaagtactgaaggagatggtctagcgaaggaaaggaacgaagtgagcaggatttacaaggaaaattggcgtgacagaggagtctatagctgagggcaacaaagtcttatctatactcgctgggcccactcaaacgcctatatatatagaagagcatgcaacgcaaaAGGgggagagttttttttttcactcttcttagctcacacactttacacacacttgggaatggatcTGGGGTAGTCGTGATCGGAAGGGTACTTTCTAGAAAATCTCGTGTttggcaacaccgtccgagtgagggcgaagatacaattagttttaatttcagttcttttgcttgttttcaccgccgaacttcacttttgggagtcgaccttgatgttgatgatgcttAATTGTTTTACCGTTCGTGGATCTGCGTTTAGCGgttaaatttcaagtcattttgcatagatctctctgctgttagcttatttcttcaattgttatgtcgatctctgtttattttgatgttgaggtgtttgatgtggaatttgatgacagatctgtggttgtttgAGTATTCGGAGTTCTTTTTTTTTNNNNNNNNNNNNNNNNNNNNNNNNNNNNNNNNNNNNNNNNNNNNNNNNNNNNNNNNNNNNNNNNNNNNNNNNNNNNNNNNNNNNNNNNNNNNNNNNNNNNTATGCCTAAATCTCAGTTTTTCTTGCTTCCGTTCttgatttcaagttaaatattgcatttacgAATTTTTGAGCTTGAGCATTTATCAATGGAGCTTGTTAGATTTGGTTAGTTtagcttggtgaagaagaaaatgtcacAATCGAAGATATGTTGcttttgttactttttgcttttgtacttgcacttttttcagcttttctgCAAACCCAGCAGCCAGTCTGCCAGCATGTCCTTTGATTCCCTTTACCTTTTGTCTAgtcatttttagtaagtttcGTCTAGTAGCTTCTCATATGCATAACTAGGTGTCCAACCTTTAACATTCACGTACACATCCAATAGCATTAAGCATTTAGTTACCTACTGGTCAGTATAGGtagagtctcattttaattttacgccTAGGTAGaactcaaccccaaaagcgtggtagctaaccaaccCTTCCAAAATGTCTTTGCAATTGCACTTCGCctacatccatctctgtgggatcgacccttactccactatactagccagtaaaagtgggttgaggtatttttgttgacaagAGGTTTTAGGCACAGACCCAACGACACAGCTAGGTCTAGGCACCCTCCTGGCCAGTTGACACGCACACACAAGAGTCGCCGCCCTAATATTAAAACCTCTTCCTTGTCACCGCCCATCctataaaatttgtcacatttcactttttaccattttttagtGAACTCCACATTCCGCttactcattctcactcacatttttattttaaaactaatatttaaatttagtacctcattccactaaatttttccattacatttcttaaaatttatattcagtcaaaatgtgataaaattttaaggaACAAAGTGAGTAATAGTATATTGTCTTAACTTAAAACGTCGTGATTGGATAGTATACTGTCTTAACTTAAAACGTCGTGATTGGATTTGTAAAGGTGCAAATAATCTTCTCTAAATCATAAATTGGGATTAGAATATACTATCAAATTGGATATGCACGAATATTTCCGAGCACCTCTGAACAATGACGGATCCAGAAATTGACACTCGTGGGGTCGAATATATGactacaaaataaagaaatataatatttaattaattatttaataaaatatattataatttaaatagtttattttctatttagtagtactatactTGTTTTTaagttgtactccctccgtccacaaacaatagatctattgttgttcagcacgggttttaatgtagaattggtaaagtagagagatgaggagaaaaagtaggcaaagtaagagagagagggaagaaaaaagtggaaaaagtatgagataaactttccattttcagaaaataatctattttttgtggacgttctaaaatgataaaagtgatctattttttatggacggagggagtattaaaatatttctttaaaataatcactttaatgtttattgataaattagaaaaaagtaGTAACGAAGTATTACgttaaaatgatattatcaccaataaaaaattataaatataattatgttatgttaatcaataagtattttaattgaataagtCTACCCATCATAATTTATGTAGTCAACGATTCTAGTTTTAATAGCAGGCCCAATATTTAGCCCATTTTATCAACTAATTACTCGTCTTCTTCCCAATAGATCTGAACTCTGACTCTGCCCTCTCTATTCTCTCAACTATTCTTCCCACGACATTCTCTATCTTGCATACATATTTTGACGATGATcgaatgataaattttataattttcatttcaattttcgtacgtgttgataaacaatatcaacaaa harbors:
- the LOC125219175 gene encoding uncharacterized protein At4g13200, chloroplastic-like; this encodes MSGRLTASHCPPSYSIPSPSIIHAPRCSIKPPALPFSPSNLHLHSSRSPSTTFTCNCTRNSGENESRTILDAFFLGKAVAEALNERVESAVGEFLSSIGRLQAEQQKQVEEFQNEVLEKARRAKEQAAMEAKGLVPQAKSSADKTSAVNGVASNTYSPAESVNSTASSLQSEPVDREDNPPNDE